From Peromyscus maniculatus bairdii isolate BWxNUB_F1_BW_parent chromosome 8, HU_Pman_BW_mat_3.1, whole genome shotgun sequence, a single genomic window includes:
- the LOC102915243 gene encoding uncharacterized protein LOC102915243 translates to MSESLSGYPEMFHLETMLLLLIFAILGTPTFSTDDYHGIKTGTQFCTSIPEGKNLTGVLVYIRRNVIMGVTEPLAKPFGLSLSPAASPEYKTSVSQEAKREQEDHQGPRRRVRLCLGEYSKLVLFPSIQVQHGDNWGLLYGFSDGTPVEFILNDGEHVNGAYGTHTNNIIRQIILYTTELRDKIFGPLKGTYEFSEYPKKPGQVLKGFCGYYTRAGFKAIQFVWKSLNGTCTD, encoded by the exons ATGTCTGAGAGCCTCAGTGGAT ACCCCGAGATGTTTCACCTGGAGACCATGCTGCTGTTGCTGATTTTTGCCATCCTGGGGACCCCCACCTTTTCCACAGATG ATTACCATGGCATAAAAACTGGGACACAGTTCTGCACTTCCATACCTGAAGGGAAAAACTTAACAGGAGTTCTGGTTTATATTCGGCGTAATGTGATTATGGG AGTCACGGAGCCACTAGCCAAACCTTTTGGCTTGTCCCTGTCCCCAGCTGCCTCTCCTGAATACA AGACTAGTGTGTCTCAAGAAGCCAAAAGAGAGCAGGAGGACCACCAAGGACCCAGGAGGCGAGTCAGGCTGTGTCTGGGTGAGTATTCAAAGCTTGTCCTCTTTCCTAGTATCCAGGTGCAACATGGAGACAACTGGGGTCTACTATACGGCTTTTCTGACGGGACTCCTGTGGAATTCATACTGAATGATGGTGAACATGTCAATGGGGcctatggcacacacacaaataatattatACGTCAAATAATCTTGTATACTACAGAACTACGTGATAAGATTTTTGGGCCCTTAAAAGGTACATACGAGTTCTCCGAGTACCCTAAAAAGCCTGGCCAGGTACTCAAGGGCTTCTGTGGCTATTATACAAGGGCTGGCTTCAAGGCCATCCAGTTTGTGTGGAAGAGTTTAAACGGAACTTGTACAGATTAA